One window of the Actinomycetota bacterium genome contains the following:
- a CDS encoding DMT family transporter: MVGALVALAAAVVSSTGLVLLKRGVDDISRVTWKPSRHVAREFFRSRIWLTGFVLQLFSLVLFIAALNLAPVTVVQPVKSSGVLVLVFLAAVYLKERITLRERFCIALVVAGLCMLGLSLSRVEGVPPVVAHGRLAAFGLISLAATGLLLGIAVAMKRAPDWGVGLGLIAGVLFGLSTLVTKAVTIVLDLHPFLSLPGLTYVGFMVALTLFPFLLEQAALQRGKASTVVPIIAALVATLPVLGGFWVFSERLPESALQQAARLGGIVAILIGAVALSQFSQPKVERVIHLPETADAVEVSG, encoded by the coding sequence ATGGTCGGTGCGCTCGTCGCCCTTGCGGCGGCGGTTGTCAGCAGCACGGGACTGGTGTTGCTCAAGCGCGGGGTGGACGACATCTCTCGGGTCACGTGGAAGCCGAGCCGGCACGTCGCCCGTGAGTTCTTCCGCAGTCGCATTTGGCTGACGGGCTTCGTGCTCCAGTTGTTCTCGCTGGTCTTGTTCATCGCGGCACTCAACTTGGCGCCGGTGACGGTGGTGCAACCCGTCAAGAGCTCGGGCGTCTTGGTGCTCGTATTCCTTGCGGCGGTCTACCTGAAGGAGCGGATAACCCTCCGCGAAAGATTCTGCATCGCCTTGGTGGTGGCCGGACTTTGCATGCTGGGACTCAGCCTGTCTCGGGTGGAGGGAGTCCCGCCGGTGGTCGCTCACGGCCGCTTGGCTGCTTTCGGTCTGATCTCGCTCGCGGCCACCGGTCTGCTTCTGGGGATCGCGGTCGCGATGAAGCGCGCGCCGGATTGGGGAGTCGGACTCGGACTGATCGCGGGGGTGCTCTTCGGACTGTCCACGCTGGTGACCAAGGCGGTCACCATCGTGCTGGACCTGCACCCGTTCCTGAGCCTGCCGGGCCTGACGTATGTGGGGTTCATGGTCGCGCTGACTCTGTTCCCGTTCCTGCTTGAGCAGGCCGCCCTGCAGCGGGGCAAGGCTTCGACCGTGGTGCCGATAATCGCGGCGTTGGTGGCGACCTTGCCCGTGCTCGGCGGATTCTGGGTGTTTTCCGAACGGCTTCCCGAGTCGGCCCTGCAGCAAGCGGCGAGGCTGGGCGGCATCGTCGCGATCCTCATCGGGGCCGTGGCGCTGTCTCAGTTCAGTCAACCCAAGGTTGAGCGCGTGATCCACTTACCCGAGACGGCCGACGCGGTGGAGGTGAGTGGATGA
- a CDS encoding TIM-barrel domain-containing protein, producing the protein MRLSKMSSARAPKSVVASVLVLVLGLSLAGRADVGEVEIASGPLTAVVRLDPFGVSFQQDRGEGFTDIPSDLLGRYGTLGFTVDARVDAQSPAAGYGLFADAPGPWFHATRATETGPGKFLVATDDPTRTFDLIVSAGADGVMQVRATLNNAIGVTATGWSFEAAEGERFLGFGERANGADQTGNMVETWNEEGPWSGGSLKPVTDPALGDRWQGPTPFPGTNFSMPWFVSSRGYGFLLDTSYPSRFRMGSDRKDAWNVESRDPEFAFRVYAGPTPADVVARFSADVGRQPEPSEWFFGPWYQPSGSIGGSLAAKWRDEWDVPMTVAQTYTHYLPCGAQVGNRDARKAQTEAYHALGYKITTYVNSFVCMDHPEGAYDEGDAKGYFIKTRAGTTYPVPYAAYYDSPWHGIVDFSNPDAGEWWRGLITQALEDGYDGWMEDFGEYVPPDAVMFDGRSGLEAHNDYCNQYHEASDVLTRAREFAQFVRCGYTGSAKYSRLVWGGDPSEDFSKADGLAAAVSQGISMGLSGVAYWGSDIGGFHAIFTDRTDAELQSRWLQFGAFSGIMRTQGNGYPRPGDSTPRAQPWDDDVRPIWRKFAKLRTQLFPYIWDAAQEYRSTGIPMIRHLGLANPADQGAYSPEAEYEYMFGPDILVAPVIESGATTRDVYLPPGEWVDFWQAVAYDEATGSFDRVGSATTVTGGRVVKADAPLDRIPLFVRAGACLRLLPADVDTLADLGAEVDGLVRLADVTQTRALDFGGCSG; encoded by the coding sequence ATGAGGCTTTCAAAGATGAGTTCGGCGCGCGCGCCGAAGAGCGTGGTCGCGTCGGTGCTCGTGCTCGTGCTCGGGCTGTCCCTCGCGGGGCGCGCGGACGTGGGCGAGGTCGAGATCGCAAGCGGTCCGCTGACGGCCGTTGTGCGTCTCGATCCGTTCGGTGTTTCGTTTCAGCAAGACCGGGGAGAGGGCTTCACAGATATTCCATCTGACTTGCTCGGCCGGTACGGGACCCTCGGCTTCACCGTGGACGCGCGCGTGGACGCGCAGAGTCCGGCGGCCGGGTACGGGCTGTTTGCCGATGCGCCCGGTCCCTGGTTTCACGCCACGCGCGCGACGGAGACCGGCCCCGGCAAGTTCCTGGTTGCGACCGACGACCCCACCAGGACCTTCGACCTGATCGTTTCCGCCGGCGCGGACGGCGTCATGCAGGTGCGCGCGACGCTGAACAACGCTATCGGGGTCACCGCGACGGGTTGGTCGTTCGAGGCGGCCGAGGGCGAGCGTTTCCTCGGATTCGGCGAGCGCGCGAACGGAGCCGACCAGACCGGAAATATGGTCGAGACCTGGAACGAGGAAGGCCCGTGGTCGGGTGGATCCCTCAAGCCTGTGACCGATCCGGCGCTGGGCGATCGCTGGCAAGGTCCGACACCGTTCCCCGGTACGAACTTCTCGATGCCGTGGTTCGTCAGCAGCCGTGGCTACGGGTTCTTGCTGGACACCTCGTACCCGAGCCGCTTCCGCATGGGCTCGGATCGCAAAGACGCCTGGAACGTCGAGAGCCGCGATCCGGAGTTCGCCTTCCGCGTCTACGCAGGGCCGACGCCGGCGGACGTGGTTGCGCGCTTCAGCGCCGACGTGGGCCGTCAGCCCGAGCCCTCGGAGTGGTTCTTCGGACCCTGGTACCAGCCGTCGGGTTCGATCGGAGGATCGCTCGCGGCCAAGTGGCGCGACGAGTGGGACGTTCCGATGACCGTTGCCCAGACCTACACGCACTACCTGCCTTGCGGCGCGCAGGTCGGCAACCGCGACGCGCGCAAGGCCCAAACCGAGGCCTATCATGCGCTCGGATACAAGATCACGACCTACGTGAACTCCTTCGTCTGCATGGATCATCCCGAGGGCGCCTACGACGAGGGCGACGCCAAGGGGTACTTCATCAAGACCCGCGCCGGCACCACGTATCCGGTTCCGTATGCGGCTTACTACGACTCGCCCTGGCACGGGATCGTGGACTTCTCCAACCCCGACGCCGGCGAATGGTGGCGGGGGCTCATCACCCAGGCGCTCGAGGACGGTTACGACGGTTGGATGGAGGACTTCGGCGAGTACGTGCCGCCCGACGCTGTGATGTTCGACGGCCGTTCGGGCCTGGAGGCGCACAACGACTACTGCAACCAGTATCACGAAGCCTCCGATGTGCTGACGCGCGCCCGGGAGTTCGCCCAGTTCGTTCGCTGCGGCTACACGGGGTCGGCCAAGTACTCGCGCCTAGTGTGGGGCGGCGATCCGTCCGAGGACTTCTCCAAAGCCGATGGTCTGGCGGCCGCGGTGAGCCAGGGGATTTCCATGGGACTCTCCGGCGTCGCCTACTGGGGTAGCGACATCGGGGGCTTTCACGCGATCTTCACCGACCGCACCGACGCCGAGTTGCAGTCTCGGTGGCTTCAGTTCGGGGCGTTCTCCGGCATCATGCGTACCCAAGGCAACGGGTACCCGCGCCCCGGGGATTCCACGCCGCGCGCGCAGCCTTGGGACGACGACGTCCGCCCGATCTGGCGTAAGTTCGCCAAGTTGCGGACTCAGTTGTTCCCCTACATCTGGGACGCGGCGCAGGAGTACCGCAGCACCGGGATACCGATGATCCGTCACCTTGGGCTGGCGAATCCGGCGGATCAGGGGGCTTACTCGCCCGAGGCGGAGTACGAGTACATGTTCGGCCCGGACATCCTTGTGGCACCCGTGATCGAGTCGGGAGCGACCACCCGGGATGTCTACCTCCCGCCTGGGGAGTGGGTGGATTTCTGGCAGGCCGTTGCCTACGACGAGGCAACCGGGTCCTTCGATCGCGTGGGGTCGGCGACGACCGTCACGGGAGGCCGGGTGGTAAAGGCCGACGCTCCGCTGGATCGGATTCCGCTATTCGTGCGCGCGGGCGCATGCCTGCGACTGCTTCCGGCCGACGTGGATACGCTGGCCGATC